The following proteins come from a genomic window of Acinetobacter sp. SAAs474:
- a CDS encoding methionine ABC transporter ATP-binding protein, translated as MVSFGTSVDFSRPHIRIRDLNKYYQVQEMQVHALKHIDLDIPVGRIFGIIGKSGAGKSSLLRTLNGLEDISTGSIQIDQQELSHLSHRELIALRQRIGMIFQHFNLMSAKTVWENIALPLKIARYHPSDIQQRVSDVLDLVGLTDKAQHYPSQLSGGQKQRVGIARALVHRPEILLCDEATSALDPESTSVILSLLKEINQKLGLTIVLITHEMQVIREICHHVVVIDQGEIVESGPVWSVFSRPQQKITQELLNLEQLDLPFQLSPTAQPHSQTILKLRYEAQLNQSPDLKEIFAAFDSSVHLYQSHVDSIQGHLIGNLIIAVKQNQLDIAAISKKLQQHIAQIEVMGYVTTD; from the coding sequence ATGGTTAGTTTTGGCACATCCGTAGATTTTAGTCGACCACATATCCGTATTCGTGATCTAAATAAATATTATCAAGTACAAGAAATGCAAGTACATGCACTTAAACATATTGATTTAGATATTCCTGTTGGACGTATTTTTGGCATTATTGGTAAAAGTGGTGCAGGAAAATCGTCTTTGCTACGCACGCTAAATGGACTAGAAGATATTTCCACAGGCTCAATTCAAATTGACCAACAGGAGTTATCACATTTATCGCATAGAGAATTAATTGCCTTACGACAACGTATTGGCATGATTTTTCAACATTTTAATTTAATGTCAGCAAAAACGGTATGGGAAAACATTGCATTACCTTTAAAAATAGCCCGCTATCATCCAAGCGATATTCAACAGCGTGTTAGTGATGTACTTGATTTAGTGGGATTAACGGATAAAGCACAGCATTACCCCTCTCAACTTTCTGGAGGCCAAAAACAACGTGTTGGTATTGCCCGAGCCTTGGTACATCGCCCTGAAATTTTATTATGTGATGAAGCAACATCAGCACTTGATCCCGAAAGTACATCGGTCATTTTGTCTTTACTCAAAGAAATTAATCAAAAACTTGGCTTAACCATTGTATTAATCACCCATGAAATGCAAGTCATTCGTGAGATATGCCATCATGTAGTGGTGATTGATCAAGGTGAAATTGTTGAATCAGGACCCGTATGGTCAGTCTTCTCTAGACCCCAACAAAAAATTACTCAGGAACTTTTAAATCTAGAACAGTTGGACTTACCATTTCAATTAAGTCCAACTGCACAGCCTCATAGCCAGACCATTTTAAAACTGCGTTATGAAGCACAGCTAAATCAGTCTCCTGATCTAAAAGAAATTTTTGCAGCATTTGATTCATCAGTACATTTGTATCAAAGTCATGTTGATTCCATTCAAGGTCATTTAATTGGCAATTTGATTATCGCGGTTAAACAAAATCAACTCGATATCGCTGCAATCAGCAAAAAATTACAACAACATATTGCACAAATTGAGGTCATGGGCTATGTCACCACTGATTGA
- a CDS encoding SfnB family sulfur acquisition oxidoreductase: MTLFTNKNVQIIENDQEAINAAYQVADFVLEDRNRRDQEQILPWAEIELFSQRGLGGIRIPKQYGGAFVSNKTLAQVFRILSQADASVGQIPQNQIALLNVIDLIGSNQQKTFIFNEILQGKRLANGGPEKNTKDSKTLATTLDFTAGEYRLNGEKFYSTGSHFADWLAIKAIHPEGHVVLTIVDRHSPGITLLNDWDGFGQRTTSSGSIKLQQVAVNPLLIFDERLLTQQPTYRGAYSQLLQVAIDVGIAEAAFTATLTAIHQARPIIDSGVDKASQEHYTLQEVGKLKIILDAATLLLDEAAEYLDQLDQQQQISAQDAAQASILVAEAKVYANDAALQISEKLLELGGSRASLKQHNLDQHWRNARVHTLHDPIRWKLHALGEYYLNHKLPAKHAWI, from the coding sequence ATGACGTTATTCACCAATAAAAATGTGCAAATTATTGAAAATGATCAAGAAGCAATCAATGCGGCCTATCAAGTTGCTGACTTTGTTCTTGAAGATCGTAACCGTCGTGATCAAGAACAGATCTTGCCATGGGCTGAAATAGAGTTGTTCAGTCAACGAGGTTTAGGTGGAATACGTATTCCAAAACAATATGGTGGTGCTTTTGTTTCCAATAAAACACTGGCACAGGTATTTAGAATCTTATCTCAAGCAGATGCAAGCGTAGGGCAAATTCCCCAAAATCAAATTGCATTATTAAATGTCATTGATTTAATTGGCTCAAATCAACAAAAAACATTTATCTTTAATGAGATCTTACAAGGCAAGCGCTTAGCCAATGGCGGGCCAGAAAAAAATACCAAAGACAGCAAGACCCTTGCTACCACACTTGACTTTACTGCAGGTGAATATCGATTAAATGGTGAAAAATTTTACTCGACAGGAAGTCATTTTGCGGACTGGTTAGCCATTAAAGCCATTCATCCTGAAGGACATGTGGTGTTAACCATTGTTGATCGACATAGTCCTGGCATTACACTACTCAATGACTGGGATGGTTTTGGTCAACGTACTACCTCCAGTGGAAGTATTAAACTACAACAGGTAGCGGTTAATCCTTTACTGATTTTTGATGAGCGCCTTCTCACTCAACAGCCAACTTATCGTGGTGCATATTCACAGTTATTACAAGTGGCTATTGATGTTGGTATTGCTGAAGCTGCTTTTACAGCGACATTAACAGCGATACATCAGGCTCGTCCGATCATTGATTCAGGTGTCGATAAAGCCAGTCAAGAACACTATACCTTACAAGAGGTCGGCAAACTAAAAATTATTCTTGATGCTGCCACGCTACTGCTAGATGAAGCAGCGGAATATTTAGATCAGCTTGATCAACAGCAACAGATCTCAGCACAAGATGCAGCGCAAGCCTCAATTTTAGTCGCTGAAGCCAAAGTATACGCCAATGATGCTGCCTTACAAATTTCAGAAAAACTACTGGAATTGGGAGGAAGTCGTGCCAGTTTAAAACAGCATAACCTCGATCAGCATTGGCGCAATGCACGTGTTCATACCTTACATGACCCGATTCGCTGGAAATTACATGCACTTGGTGAGTATTACCTCAATCATAAATTACCTGCAAAACATGCCTGGATTTAA
- the ygaH gene encoding L-valine transporter subunit YgaH, translating into MNLEIILVGLIVGLANFASRFGPFYIIEKFKQNSPQRGALWLRIALGSIGISAISSMLVVATLPPLLTTPNKSVAMLAGFVVLAVLYFKFKKIVLATLIAALTYGLVYTYIPFS; encoded by the coding sequence ATGAATCTTGAAATTATCTTAGTCGGTTTAATTGTTGGTCTTGCTAACTTTGCTTCGCGTTTTGGACCATTTTATATTATTGAAAAATTTAAACAAAACTCTCCACAACGTGGCGCACTTTGGTTAAGAATTGCTTTAGGGTCAATTGGAATTTCAGCGATTAGCTCCATGTTAGTTGTTGCAACACTGCCTCCGCTATTAACAACCCCCAATAAAAGTGTTGCGATGCTGGCTGGCTTTGTAGTATTGGCCGTGCTGTATTTCAAATTTAAAAAGATTGTGCTGGCCACACTGATCGCTGCATTAACATATGGCTTGGTTTATACCTATATTCCCTTCAGTTAA
- a CDS encoding AzlC family ABC transporter permease, producing the protein MSQHHTTKTQSVGFWQGAKDSQAIIFTYLPVSFAFGVSATQFGFTAWEALFLSCSMYAGASQFLVVALLGSGTSIWMTALTVIALDIRHLLYGPTLYNLIPGKLNLKKTALWSWGLTDEVFASGMIKLSQRRQEWSESWMLGLSLCSWMSWALGSLLGGLFADQVSNLPAFLQAALDFLLPALFLSFLLAAFHKKYSFIVAVTIIVSAIACYLIDLSAAIFIGISSGIIAGLFKHYVLKQHDEDMIRGHHES; encoded by the coding sequence GTGTCGCAGCACCACACCACAAAAACCCAATCCGTGGGTTTTTGGCAAGGCGCAAAAGATAGCCAAGCCATTATTTTCACCTATCTTCCAGTCTCATTTGCGTTTGGTGTCTCTGCCACACAATTTGGCTTTACTGCCTGGGAAGCATTATTCCTCTCTTGCTCGATGTATGCAGGTGCCAGCCAGTTTCTGGTTGTGGCATTATTAGGCAGTGGTACATCGATCTGGATGACCGCACTGACCGTGATCGCTCTCGATATTCGTCATTTACTCTATGGACCCACCTTATACAATTTAATTCCCGGAAAATTAAATTTAAAGAAAACAGCACTATGGTCTTGGGGATTGACGGATGAAGTATTTGCTTCAGGGATGATTAAACTATCACAACGTCGTCAAGAATGGTCTGAATCATGGATGTTAGGATTAAGTTTATGTAGCTGGATGTCTTGGGCACTAGGTTCATTACTTGGAGGATTATTTGCAGATCAAGTCAGTAACCTCCCTGCATTCCTACAAGCTGCCTTAGACTTTTTACTACCTGCTCTGTTTTTAAGTTTCTTACTTGCAGCCTTTCATAAAAAATATAGCTTTATTGTTGCTGTCACCATTATTGTGTCTGCGATTGCCTGTTATTTGATTGATTTGTCTGCTGCAATTTTTATTGGGATTTCATCGGGCATTATTGCTGGTTTATTTAAACATTATGTCCTTAAACAGCACGATGAAGACATGATCCGAGGTCATCATGAATCTTGA
- a CDS encoding SfnB family sulfur acquisition oxidoreductase, with protein sequence MTSYQNVLQFDLDQLSTIHIIKNDAEALEIAHTLAEQFKLNAVQRDAQRILPFKEVAAFSQSGLWAITVPKEYGGAEVSTLTVAKIIALISGIDGSLGQIPQNHFYALEVLRNTASAAQKKRLYGEILKGARLGNALAEFKTKSASIRHTHIQAKADGFSVNGEKFYCTGSLFAHRIPTLVKDQHEREFLAFIPRQSAGLTIHDDWSGFGQRTTGSGTVKLDQVHVDAEDIIPFSEAFERPTIVGPFAQIMHAAIETGIARAAFEETLVRIRQARPWIDSGVTAATQDPLSLYELGRMIADVRATEVLLKQAAQSIDAAKIATTAENVAQASIDVAKVRALSTDIALKTSSKLIELAGSRGSQRQDGLDRFWRNARTHTLHDASRWKYYFIGQYVLNGILPPRRGTL encoded by the coding sequence ATGACTTCATACCAAAATGTACTTCAATTTGATCTAGATCAGCTCAGCACTATTCATATAATCAAAAATGATGCTGAAGCTTTAGAGATTGCACATACTCTAGCCGAACAGTTTAAACTTAATGCCGTTCAACGTGATGCGCAGCGTATTTTACCCTTTAAAGAGGTCGCTGCATTTAGCCAATCCGGTTTATGGGCCATTACCGTGCCCAAAGAATATGGAGGAGCTGAGGTTTCGACCCTTACTGTAGCTAAAATTATTGCTTTAATCAGTGGTATTGATGGTTCTTTAGGACAAATTCCGCAAAATCATTTTTATGCATTAGAAGTTTTACGCAATACCGCAAGTGCTGCACAAAAAAAACGTTTATATGGCGAAATTCTCAAGGGTGCTCGTTTAGGCAATGCACTAGCAGAGTTTAAAACCAAATCTGCCAGTATCCGTCATACCCATATTCAGGCTAAGGCAGATGGTTTTAGTGTCAATGGTGAAAAATTTTACTGCACAGGGAGCTTATTTGCCCACCGTATTCCCACATTGGTTAAGGATCAACATGAACGTGAATTTTTAGCCTTTATTCCACGTCAAAGTGCGGGCTTAACTATTCATGATGATTGGAGCGGTTTTGGGCAACGTACAACAGGCAGTGGGACTGTAAAATTAGATCAAGTCCATGTCGATGCTGAAGATATTATTCCCTTTAGTGAGGCCTTTGAACGACCGACCATTGTGGGACCCTTTGCACAAATTATGCATGCAGCCATTGAAACCGGGATTGCACGTGCAGCCTTTGAAGAAACCTTAGTACGAATCCGGCAGGCAAGACCATGGATTGATTCAGGGGTAACGGCGGCCACTCAGGACCCACTTAGCTTATATGAGTTAGGGCGTATGATTGCCGATGTTCGAGCAACAGAAGTGTTATTAAAACAAGCCGCACAATCAATTGATGCTGCCAAAATAGCCACCACGGCAGAAAATGTGGCTCAAGCCTCTATTGATGTTGCTAAAGTACGGGCACTCAGTACAGACATTGCACTTAAAACTTCATCCAAACTGATTGAGCTGGCAGGAAGTCGTGGCAGCCAACGTCAAGATGGGCTGGATCGCTTTTGGCGTAATGCACGTACGCATACCCTACATGATGCCTCGCGCTGGAAATACTATTTTATTGGGCAATATGTGTTAAATGGCATATTACCACCACGCAGAGGGACATTATAA
- a CDS encoding LLM class flavin-dependent oxidoreductase, with protein MTQHNPKKIILNAFDMNCVGHIHHGLWTHPRDESFRFNQLSYWTELAQSLETGLFDGLFIADITGAYDVYQQGIDLTLKESIQLPSHDPSTLVSAMAAVTQHLGFGITVNLSYESPYQFARRFASLDHLTEGRIGWNIVTGYLDSAAKLVGQHALKAHDLRYQQAEEFLELSYKFWEGSWEDDAVIIDKTQRIFSRPEKVHTIHHQGQFYQSEGVFQVSPSIQRTPVLFQAGASATGIDFATRHAEAMFIGADTPEKVKAQVEKIRHKASQHGRDANEIKLLVGIAVVCAETDQLAEEKLAEYLRYASPEAGIAHFSSSIGFDLAQYQDQDVIPYQPSNSIASVNHRFKEQKVTLADLKKQHALGGRYPIFVGSGSSVATQLIQFMDETGIDGFNLTRTVAPESHHDFIRYVIPELQQRGRYKTHYSQGSLRHKLFQQGDRLAAHHPVQQFRYTSKPADLATTPQQYRA; from the coding sequence ATGACACAACATAATCCTAAAAAAATAATACTCAATGCCTTTGACATGAATTGTGTAGGTCATATTCATCATGGTTTATGGACTCATCCACGCGACGAATCCTTTCGTTTTAACCAGTTAAGCTACTGGACTGAATTAGCACAAAGCTTAGAAACAGGGTTATTTGATGGTCTATTTATTGCCGATATTACTGGCGCCTATGATGTCTACCAGCAAGGGATTGATCTTACATTAAAGGAGTCCATTCAACTTCCTAGCCATGATCCAAGTACCTTAGTTTCAGCCATGGCTGCGGTCACACAGCATTTAGGCTTTGGTATCACGGTGAATTTAAGCTATGAATCACCCTATCAATTCGCCCGTCGCTTTGCCAGTTTAGATCATTTAACTGAGGGGCGTATTGGCTGGAATATTGTGACAGGTTATTTGGATAGTGCAGCAAAGCTGGTCGGACAACATGCTTTAAAAGCACATGACTTACGTTATCAACAAGCTGAAGAGTTTCTCGAACTCAGCTATAAATTCTGGGAAGGGTCTTGGGAAGATGATGCTGTCATTATCGATAAAACGCAACGCATATTTAGCCGTCCTGAAAAAGTACATACGATTCACCATCAAGGACAATTTTATCAAAGCGAAGGCGTATTTCAGGTCTCCCCGTCTATTCAACGTACACCAGTATTATTTCAGGCAGGTGCTTCTGCAACAGGTATAGATTTTGCAACCCGACATGCCGAGGCAATGTTTATTGGTGCTGATACACCAGAAAAAGTTAAGGCTCAGGTTGAAAAAATTCGTCATAAAGCCAGTCAACACGGCCGTGATGCCAATGAAATTAAACTTCTAGTCGGCATTGCCGTGGTTTGTGCTGAAACCGATCAATTGGCTGAGGAAAAACTGGCGGAATATTTACGTTATGCCAGTCCTGAAGCTGGTATTGCTCATTTTTCCAGCTCAATCGGATTTGACTTGGCACAATATCAAGATCAAGACGTCATTCCCTACCAACCCAGTAATAGTATTGCCTCAGTGAATCATCGCTTTAAAGAACAAAAAGTTACGCTTGCCGATTTAAAAAAACAACATGCACTCGGTGGTCGTTATCCTATTTTTGTAGGTAGTGGTTCTTCTGTAGCGACACAATTGATCCAGTTTATGGATGAAACAGGGATAGATGGTTTTAATTTGACTCGCACTGTTGCGCCTGAATCGCATCATGATTTTATTCGATATGTGATTCCTGAATTACAGCAACGAGGCCGTTATAAAACACACTATAGTCAAGGTAGTTTACGTCATAAACTTTTTCAACAAGGTGATCGTCTAGCAGCACACCATCCCGTACAACAATTTCGCTATACGTCCAAGCCTGCCGATTTAGCAACTACGCCACAACAATATCGAGCTTAA
- a CDS encoding methionine ABC transporter permease, whose protein sequence is MSPLIDLLITGTIDTLLMVGISAFFALIFGLPLAIIFVCTAEHGISPSKSINQTLGWIVNITRSVPFLILMVALIPFTRFIVGTSYGVWAAIVPLTLAATPFFARIAEVSLREIDTGLIEAAQAIGCNRKQIIWHVLLPEALSGIVAGFTVTVVTMINSSAIAGAIGAGGLGDIAYRYGYQRFDMQVMLAVIVVLIILVMLVQSFGDVLSAQLDKRKV, encoded by the coding sequence ATGTCACCACTGATTGACTTATTGATTACAGGAACGATTGATACCTTATTGATGGTGGGTATTTCAGCATTTTTTGCGCTTATCTTCGGTTTACCCTTGGCCATCATTTTTGTCTGTACGGCAGAACATGGGATTTCTCCCTCAAAAAGCATCAATCAAACTTTGGGTTGGATCGTGAATATCACTCGTTCTGTACCTTTTTTAATTTTAATGGTCGCGTTAATTCCCTTTACCCGCTTTATTGTCGGTACCAGCTATGGTGTTTGGGCGGCTATTGTTCCATTAACCCTAGCTGCCACGCCATTTTTTGCACGTATTGCTGAAGTCAGTTTAAGAGAGATTGATACGGGTCTAATTGAAGCTGCACAAGCAATCGGCTGTAACCGTAAACAGATTATTTGGCATGTCCTATTACCGGAAGCCTTGTCAGGTATTGTTGCTGGTTTTACTGTTACCGTCGTCACCATGATCAACTCATCTGCAATTGCAGGAGCCATTGGTGCTGGTGGTTTAGGTGATATTGCCTATCGATATGGCTATCAACGCTTTGATATGCAAGTCATGTTGGCAGTCATTGTGGTATTGATTATTTTGGTGATGTTGGTACAAAGTTTTGGTGATGTATTGTCAGCACAACTCGATAAACGTAAAGTTTAA
- a CDS encoding DUF962 domain-containing protein: MTRIARLLSQYAAYHLEPKNVMTHLLGIPMIVFALLCLTARAEWQLFNISMTLAALLMILAVIYYLCLDGIFALVIAVIFILIYPYALMVSHMALTDWLFISILLFIVGWILQFLGHFYEKKKPAFMDDLIGLLIGPLFVVAELFFLLGLRKSLQQQVLSQAKQLRARMDHSIIGDDHQ; encoded by the coding sequence ATGACGCGAATAGCACGATTATTGAGTCAATATGCCGCTTATCATTTAGAACCTAAAAATGTGATGACACATCTTTTGGGTATTCCGATGATTGTATTTGCTTTATTGTGTTTGACAGCACGAGCTGAATGGCAACTTTTTAATATCAGTATGACGCTGGCAGCACTGCTAATGATATTGGCGGTCATTTATTATCTTTGTTTAGATGGGATATTTGCATTGGTAATCGCCGTTATTTTTATCTTGATTTATCCTTATGCCTTGATGGTCAGTCATATGGCTTTAACTGATTGGTTATTCATCAGCATATTGCTGTTTATTGTCGGTTGGATCTTACAATTTTTAGGGCATTTTTACGAGAAGAAAAAGCCGGCATTTATGGATGATTTGATAGGGTTATTGATTGGCCCTTTATTTGTTGTGGCAGAGTTGTTTTTTTTACTTGGTTTAAGAAAATCATTGCAACAGCAAGTTTTATCACAGGCGAAACAATTGAGAGCGCGTATGGATCATTCTATCATTGGTGATGATCATCAATAA
- the ychF gene encoding redox-regulated ATPase YchF, producing MGFNCGIVGLPNVGKSTLFNALTKAAIAAENFPFCTIEPNTGIVPVPDLRLDKLAEIVQPQRVIPTTMEFVDIAGLVAGASKGEGLGNQFLANIRETDAIAHVVRCFEDENVIHVNGKIDPLDDIATINTELALADLETVNKAIIRLAKSAKSGDKEAIATKAVLEKILPLLDEGKPARAADLDDDERKLVRGFGLLTLKPTMYIANVAEDGFESNPHLDAVRQLAAEENAIVVPLCNQIEAEISLLEDEDRAEFLDALGMSEPGLNVVIRAGYGLLGLQTYFTAGVQEVRAWTVKIGATAPQAAGVIHTDFEKGFIRAECIAYEDFIQYNGEAGAKEAGKWRLEGKTYIVQDGDVLHFRFNV from the coding sequence ATGGGTTTTAATTGTGGTATTGTTGGTCTGCCTAATGTCGGTAAATCTACGCTTTTTAATGCATTAACAAAAGCTGCTATTGCTGCAGAAAATTTCCCATTTTGTACCATTGAGCCCAATACCGGTATTGTACCAGTACCAGACTTACGTTTAGATAAACTTGCTGAAATTGTGCAACCACAGCGCGTAATACCAACGACCATGGAGTTTGTTGATATCGCAGGTTTAGTCGCTGGTGCATCAAAAGGTGAAGGTTTAGGCAATCAGTTCTTGGCTAATATTCGTGAAACTGATGCTATTGCACATGTGGTCCGTTGCTTTGAAGATGAAAATGTCATTCATGTGAATGGGAAAATTGATCCTCTAGATGATATTGCAACCATTAATACTGAACTCGCTCTTGCCGATCTAGAAACCGTCAATAAAGCGATCATTCGTTTGGCTAAATCTGCCAAAAGTGGTGATAAAGAAGCGATTGCAACCAAAGCAGTTTTAGAAAAAATCTTGCCATTATTGGATGAAGGAAAACCTGCTCGCGCAGCAGATTTAGATGATGATGAACGTAAATTGGTGCGTGGTTTTGGTTTACTCACTCTAAAACCAACCATGTATATTGCCAATGTTGCTGAAGATGGTTTTGAAAGTAATCCTCACTTAGATGCAGTACGTCAGTTGGCTGCAGAAGAAAATGCCATCGTCGTGCCATTATGTAATCAAATTGAAGCTGAAATTTCATTATTAGAAGATGAAGATCGTGCTGAATTTTTAGATGCATTAGGAATGAGTGAACCTGGTCTTAACGTGGTCATTCGCGCAGGTTATGGCCTACTCGGCTTACAAACCTACTTTACTGCAGGTGTACAAGAAGTTCGTGCATGGACGGTTAAAATAGGAGCAACAGCACCACAAGCAGCCGGTGTGATCCATACCGATTTTGAAAAAGGCTTTATTCGTGCCGAATGTATTGCATATGAAGACTTTATTCAATATAACGGTGAAGCAGGTGCAAAAGAAGCAGGTAAATGGCGTTTAGAAGGTAAAACCTATATCGTACAAGATGGTGATGTTTTACACTTCCGCTTTAATGTATAA
- a CDS encoding MetQ/NlpA family ABC transporter substrate-binding protein produces MTKYQSKSKLIMLAIVAIAIIIGLSAWTIKKKSHHDELVIGISPPFAKPLQVAVEEAKKQGIQVKLVEFSDWNTPNITLNHGDIDANYFQHQPFLSNALKETGFKLKPLGIGTGTHVGLYSKKYQDLNALANGARVVIPNDPVNQGRALLLLQQAKLIKLKNADNHLSNLNDIVSNPKNLNFIEVEGPQTARALDEADLVFSYPMYLRLAKSIDPNDALVLDQTQNTRYAILFVVRDDYETQFPEKAQQLKKFIDIYQNSDKVKQQLNAEIGEKLWFKGWS; encoded by the coding sequence ATGACAAAGTATCAATCCAAATCAAAATTAATCATGCTCGCTATCGTTGCAATTGCAATTATTATTGGCTTAAGCGCATGGACCATAAAGAAAAAATCACATCATGACGAACTGGTCATTGGGATTAGCCCGCCTTTTGCCAAACCATTACAAGTTGCGGTAGAAGAAGCTAAAAAACAGGGTATACAGGTAAAATTAGTGGAGTTTTCTGACTGGAATACTCCTAATATCACGTTAAATCATGGTGATATTGATGCTAATTACTTTCAGCATCAACCTTTTTTAAGTAATGCATTAAAAGAGACAGGATTTAAACTCAAACCTTTGGGAATTGGTACAGGAACGCATGTCGGTTTATATTCCAAAAAATATCAAGATCTCAATGCACTTGCGAATGGTGCACGTGTGGTCATTCCCAATGATCCTGTCAATCAAGGGCGCGCGTTACTTTTATTACAACAAGCCAAACTCATCAAGTTAAAAAATGCTGACAACCATTTATCCAATCTGAACGATATTGTGAGCAATCCCAAAAATCTCAATTTTATTGAAGTCGAAGGACCACAAACTGCTCGTGCACTTGATGAAGCCGATTTGGTGTTTAGTTATCCGATGTATTTACGTTTAGCAAAAAGCATTGATCCAAATGATGCCTTGGTTTTAGATCAAACTCAGAATACACGCTATGCCATTTTATTTGTGGTTCGGGACGACTATGAAACACAGTTCCCAGAAAAAGCACAACAGTTAAAAAAATTTATTGATATTTATCAAAATTCAGACAAAGTCAAACAGCAGTTGAATGCTGAAATTGGCGAAAAACTTTGGTTTAAAGGTTGGAGTTAA
- a CDS encoding MetQ/NlpA family ABC transporter substrate-binding protein: MANIGKKNIQLLALAVVSIAVIIALVTYKTMQQQTSDQVLKIGISPPYADLLRSVAEEVKTQGIDVELIEFSDWQAPNVAVQHGDIDANFFQQSVFLANAIRETGYDLHAFAAGSGSHVGLYSKKYQHLEDIPQHGKVVIPSDPVNMARGLNLLARAGLIDVKDLNHEFTRLTDITHNPKQLQFIEVEGPQTAQAYHEADLILGFPHYLKLAKAADPQSALFIDPIDKKFAILFVTRRDYQDKEQKLATFVKTFQNSAKVRAILDRDFGQGMWFQGWK, translated from the coding sequence ATGGCAAATATTGGTAAGAAAAATATTCAACTCTTGGCTTTAGCGGTGGTCAGTATTGCGGTCATCATCGCTTTAGTCACCTATAAAACAATGCAGCAACAAACATCAGATCAAGTGTTAAAAATTGGCATTAGTCCACCTTATGCAGATTTACTTCGCAGTGTTGCAGAAGAGGTAAAAACACAAGGAATTGATGTAGAACTAATTGAATTTTCAGATTGGCAAGCACCCAATGTCGCAGTACAACACGGTGATATTGATGCCAATTTTTTCCAGCAAAGTGTCTTTTTAGCCAATGCAATACGCGAAACTGGCTATGATTTACATGCTTTTGCTGCAGGTTCAGGAAGTCATGTGGGCTTATATTCAAAAAAATATCAGCATTTAGAGGATATTCCCCAACATGGCAAAGTAGTGATTCCCAGTGATCCAGTTAATATGGCACGTGGTCTAAATTTATTGGCACGTGCAGGTTTAATTGATGTTAAGGATCTAAATCACGAATTTACCCGTTTAACAGATATCACCCATAATCCTAAACAATTACAGTTTATCGAAGTTGAAGGGCCACAAACAGCTCAAGCCTATCATGAGGCAGATTTAATTTTAGGTTTTCCACACTATTTAAAACTGGCCAAAGCTGCCGATCCTCAATCAGCACTTTTTATTGATCCAATAGACAAAAAATTTGCCATTTTATTTGTCACACGTCGGGACTATCAAGACAAAGAGCAAAAACTGGCCACTTTTGTCAAGACTTTTCAAAACTCAGCCAAAGTTCGCGCTATTTTAGATCGGGATTTTGGTCAAGGCATGTGGTTTCAAGGTTGGAAATAA